GGCTGCCGCCATCGTCGGCGTTGCGCAGCGACGACAGCAACAGCGTGACCGCCAGCGTGCCGATGAGGATCGCCGAAAAACCCCACGAAAAGCGATCGGTCGCGAACGCGCCGTTCACCGTCGTCACGCTGCGGCCGTACAGCGGGATCATGCAGGCGAACGCCGCCGCACAGCCGGCAAAACCGATGCCGTAGAGCACGCCGCGCGCGACGCTGCGCGTGACCAGATCGACCAGCAGCACGAGCAGGCCCGCGACCACCAGCGCCAGGATCGGGCCGAGGATGGCGAAGTCGAAGTTGACGCCTTGGAACGTCATGAGCGCTCGACCGTTGCGGCGTGTGAACTTGCCGCTTGCGACGGCAGCGGGATGCGATCGTTGAGCCACGCGGGCCAGATGCCGAGGAAGAAGATCGCGGCCAGCAGCGGCACGACAAGCCAGAACTCGCGCGGCCGAAGATCGGCGATCGGCCCGACGCCGGCGGGCTCGCGCAACGGGCCGTGCATCGCGCCTTGGAATAGGCGCAGGGCGTAGACTGCGGCTAGCACGACGGCGATGAGCGCCAGCGACGTATACACCGGCTGCGTCTGCCACGCGCCGATCAGGATCAAGAACTCACCCGCAAAGCCCGACAGCCCTGGAAGGCCTAGCGCCGCCATCGCCGCGATCAGCATGAACACCGCCAGCCGCGGAGCGCCGGCGGCCAAGCCGCCGTACGCACCGAGATCGTTCGTGCCGACGCGGTCCTCGATGAATCCGAGCAGCGTGAATAGCGCCGCGGCGATGATGCCGTGGCTGACGATCATCAGGATACTGGCCGGCAGCGACGTGAAGTTGAACGCGAACAGCGCCAGCAGCACAAATCCGAGGTGCGACAGCGATGAGTATGCGACCAGCGTCTTCGCGTTGGTCTCCGCGATCGCGAGCAGCGCGCCGTAGAGGATGCTGCATACCGCGATGACCAGCATCGCGGGGGCGAAGTAGTGCGCCGCCTCCGGGAACAGCGGCATCGCGAAAACGATGAACGCATACAGGCCCGCTTTGCTCTGCACGCCCGACACCATCGCGACGAGCGACGGGGGCGATTGGGTATAGGTCGGCGGCATCCAGGCGTGCAGCGGGAAGACGGGCGTCTTGATCAAGAAGGCCAGCGCGAAGGCGGCGAACAGCCAGCGCGCCAACTCGGGCGAGAGATGATAGCCGTGGCCGAGCACCTCGAAGGTGTGCGTCTGCAGCACCAAGCCGATGACGCCGGCCAGCAGCACGAGGCCGCCGGCAAGATTGTAGATGAGATAGGTCCAGGCCGCGCGCCGGGCCTGGGGCGTGCCCGCGAACCCGACCAGCGCGAGGAACACCGGGATGAGCATCAGGTCCCAGTAGATGTAGAACAGCAGCAGGTCGTCGGCGGTGAACAAGCCCAGCAGCGTCCATTCGAACAGCAGCAGCAGCGAGAGATAGCCGCGCAGCCGCGCGGCATCGCGATATGCGAACGCCGCCCACACGGCCGGCACAGTGACGAAGGTCGTCAGCAGCACGAACCACAGGCTGATGCCGTCCACGCGCACGTGATATGCGGCGCCGACGGCGCCGTTGATCCAATTCAGCGAGTCCTGCACCACGCCGCCGGGTGCGAGCGGCAGCAGCACGAGCGAGATGGCGAAGGTGCCGAGTGCGCCGGCCAATGCCACGCCCTTGAGCAGCGGGCCGTTGTCGCGCGGCACGCACAACAGCACCAGCGCGAACAGCAACGGGAAGAAGACCATGGCGCTGATCATGGCAGGGCCCCCGCGCTTGACCCGTGCGCCAAGAGCATGTAGATGAAGAGCAGCAGCGCGGCGCCGATGACGAACGTCAAGCCATAGCGGCGCAAATAGCCGGTCTCCCAGCGGGTGGACAGACCTCCCAACGACGATCCCAGCCGCACCGCGAACGCCGGCAGCGCGTCGACCGCGTCGGTCTCGAATATGCGCAAGAGCGCGTTCGCGAGCGCGTAGGTCGGCCGCTCGAACAGCCAGTGGTAGATGACGTCGAAGTAGTACGCGTTGGTGAGCAACGCGTGAACGCCTGAGAACGTCCGCTTCGCCGCCGCGGCGATGG
Above is a genomic segment from Candidatus Eremiobacteraceae bacterium containing:
- a CDS encoding NADH-quinone oxidoreductase subunit M, which gives rise to MISAMVFFPLLFALVLLCVPRDNGPLLKGVALAGALGTFAISLVLLPLAPGGVVQDSLNWINGAVGAAYHVRVDGISLWFVLLTTFVTVPAVWAAFAYRDAARLRGYLSLLLLFEWTLLGLFTADDLLLFYIYWDLMLIPVFLALVGFAGTPQARRAAWTYLIYNLAGGLVLLAGVIGLVLQTHTFEVLGHGYHLSPELARWLFAAFALAFLIKTPVFPLHAWMPPTYTQSPPSLVAMVSGVQSKAGLYAFIVFAMPLFPEAAHYFAPAMLVIAVCSILYGALLAIAETNAKTLVAYSSLSHLGFVLLALFAFNFTSLPASILMIVSHGIIAAALFTLLGFIEDRVGTNDLGAYGGLAAGAPRLAVFMLIAAMAALGLPGLSGFAGEFLILIGAWQTQPVYTSLALIAVVLAAVYALRLFQGAMHGPLREPAGVGPIADLRPREFWLVVPLLAAIFFLGIWPAWLNDRIPLPSQAASSHAATVERS